A genome region from Streptomyces antimycoticus includes the following:
- a CDS encoding inositol monophosphatase family protein, whose translation MLNRVTEAVRTAGELLRKRHTPQACGVSLDEIVTEIHANDDAVLDVLKAPLMAARPGARWAEDELEGGALPPGEWWIVDPAEGNINHVHGMDDWAVTATLVRDNHPVLTVVHLPLTGDWYTAVAGHGAQLNGAPLRVSAKTDLGAALVGTGQARPGEDEHTFHRIGASVTQMLIHGLVVRVSVPATLQLIHVAAGRMDAFWQFSDVRSGLVAGALLVAEAGGTVTDTRGNPWDLAGRDFLATAPGLHAAAVSVLSPRA comes from the coding sequence TTGCTCAACCGGGTCACCGAAGCCGTTCGCACCGCCGGCGAACTGCTGCGGAAGCGCCACACCCCACAGGCCTGCGGCGTGTCCCTGGACGAGATCGTCACGGAGATCCATGCCAATGACGACGCCGTACTCGACGTCCTGAAGGCGCCGCTGATGGCCGCGAGGCCCGGCGCTCGCTGGGCCGAGGACGAGTTGGAGGGCGGTGCGCTGCCTCCGGGCGAGTGGTGGATCGTCGACCCGGCCGAGGGCAACATCAACCATGTGCACGGCATGGACGACTGGGCCGTGACGGCCACCCTCGTCCGCGACAACCACCCGGTCCTCACCGTCGTCCACCTGCCGCTGACCGGCGACTGGTACACCGCGGTGGCCGGTCACGGCGCCCAGCTGAACGGCGCGCCGCTGCGGGTGTCGGCCAAGACGGACCTGGGCGCGGCCCTGGTCGGCACGGGCCAGGCCCGGCCCGGGGAGGACGAGCACACGTTCCACCGGATCGGCGCCTCGGTCACCCAGATGCTGATCCACGGCCTGGTCGTCCGGGTCTCGGTGCCCGCCACCCTGCAGCTGATCCATGTCGCCGCCGGACGCATGGACGCGTTCTGGCAGTTCTCCGATGTGCGCTCGGGTCTGGTGGCCGGCGCCCTGCTGGTCGCCGAGGCCGGAGGCACGGTCACCGACACCCGGGGCAATCCATGGGACCTGGCCGGCCGTGACTTCCTGGCCACCGCCCCCGGTCTCCACGCCGCGGCCGTCTCCGTCCTGTCGCCCCGCGCCTGA